The nucleotide sequence CCTGGAAAGTTTCTGTCAAACCAGTCGCGGAACTGCGCCTCGTTTTGGTACCTGTCAACATACGACTGCGGGTCTTTGTTTGGATCTGGGAATCCAGGAATCTTTGATTTTGGTTCTTGTGCAGGCTCAGGCTCTACCTCCGGTTCAGGCTCCGGCTCTGGTGCTGGAGGAGGCACTGTAGGTGGAGGAGTGGATGTTGGCGGCGGTGTAGTTGTAGGGGGCGGAGTGGTGGTCGGAGGAGGCGTAGTGGCAGGTGGCTGCGGCGGGGAAGACTGCTGCTTCATCACATCGGCTGCAGACGGGCTCACAGGAGAGCCATCCGGAGAATAATCGAAAATTGTCCACTTGCCCTTGTAGAGGGGCTCTTCGTCATAGAACGCAGTTGCGTTGTAGATTCCTTTTTGCGAGAACTTTGTCTGGAATTTTTCCTTGGACGTGTCAATTGGGTTTACTATAATGAGCGAGTCCTGATCGGACCTGCCGCCGGTAAGCGCCACAAACTCCCCGTCAGGGCCGTAAATTTTGATTGATACCATCTTGTTTGCATGGGCTGCGTCCGTCCTGCCCGAAAATGTGATCTGGTCGCCTTTTTTGTAGGACGTCTTGTCGGTCGTAAATTCCACGACCACAGCATGCGCCGGCAAAACCGCAAGGGACGCCACCACTAGCAGTGTGAATAACGCAAGTACTGTCTTCAAGTCCTATCCAGAATACAGAGATGCCAATAGTGCTTTAATTACATTGTGCACAAATTCATAGTCATTGCTGGACAGATGTAGACCAGTCCGAGAACCTTTATTTTCAGAGTGTGCGAAATTTACTCATGATGTATCCGCTGAATATACTTGGTAGCGAGTGGATAATCATCATATTTGTAGCCCTGATGGCACTGCTTGGCACAAACAAGCTGCCGGAGGTGACGCGCAGACTCGGAAAGGCAGTAGGCGAGTACAACAAGACAAAGAACGAGATTCAGAGTCAGATCAGCGGCACGCCAAATGCAAACATCAACGTGACCAGTCCAGTCCAGAACGAGAGGCAAAAGCTAGAGTTCATGGCAAAGTCGCTTGGGATTGACTTTGCAAGCAAGACAGACGACGAGATAAGAAAGATGATTGCGGAAAAAATGTCCACGGGCACCGATTCAAAGGATAGAGAGTAATTTTGGACACCGCATTTAACAAAACATACAACACGGACTGTATAGACGGGATGCAAGACGTTGCCGCAAACAAGATAGACCTGATAGTGACAGACCCGCCGTTTGCAATCGACTTTAAGGCCACAAAGCAGAACTACAACAGGACTGCGTCGCGTGTGATGCAGGGATACAACGAGATCAAACAGAAGGACTATTACGAATTTACCGCAAGGTGGATGGAGCAGGCATTTAGGATTCTAAAAGAGTCAGGCAGCATGTACGTTTTTTCCGGATGGAACAACCTCAAGGACATACTCAACGCACTGGACGACACGGGCTTTACCACCATAAACCACATAATCTGGAAGTACCAGTTCGGCGTAGTCACGTCCAAGAAATTTGTCACGTCCCATTACCACTGCATCTACGTCTGCAAGAACGAAAAAAAGCGCAGATTCTACCCGTACACGCGATTTGGCAAGAACGAAAAGACTGCGGAGGGCCGCAGCCTGCACTACAAGGACAAGGAGGACGTCTGGAACATAAAGCGAGAATACTGGACTGGCGACCAAAAGACCCCGACCAAGCTCCCAGCAGAGATAATCAAAAAGATCCTAGAGTATTCCAGCAAGGAAGGAGACGTGGTATGCGACCCGTTCCTCGGCTCAGGCCAGGTCGCAGTAGTAAGCAAGATGATGGGGCGCAGGTACCTCGGATTTGAGATTGTCAAAAGGTACCACCAGTTCGCAAAGAAGAGGCTGGACGAGAACATCTACAGAGTAAAAGCATAATACAAAAAGAACAGAATTTGGACTTGCGTCCCAATTCCGTGTGAATCTATCTGTAATCCATTTTACCCTTTATGCGCTTGACTTCGGCCATCTCGTCTCGGAGATGTGCTGCCAGCAGTCGCTCAGACTCTTTCTTGTGCTTCCAATAAGCATTAAGAACTGACTGTCTGCTCTTTGCGCGCTTTAGGGTCGCCTGGTATTTTCTGTGGATAGCAGCTACGCCTCTGACGTAACTACCGGAACTACTTCCCATGGCATATGGGATCCATTTCTGATACATAACATGGTCAAGTTCATCATATTACCATCATTGCTGAGTTAAGGTTGACCAATTGACAGGGGCGCACCGGTACAGGCACACTATATCCAGGTGCCCGCCGTACAAACAATAAATTCACATCACGCCTAGAAGATGGCGAGATAGTTGAAGTATTCGTGCCCAAAATGCAATTCAAGTTTAGACATACAAAAAACGTTTAACAAAAAATTCGTAATCTCCTGCCCCGGATGCGCGCTGGAAGACATTGTGGAATATACAAAAAACATCGACGAGGTGTACCTAGAGTTCCTTGCAAGGTACGACCAGGGTGAAACTCCAAGCAAGAAACAGTTTGGCACGGAGCTAAAGACGGCTGGAATAGTACGGGACAGAAAAGAGATCGAAAAAATGATCGCATCCGCAGATCCGGAGCAGATTACGCGTGACGTGCTGTTCTCAAAAAGGGACTATATCTCATACTACAAGCAGATCAAAGAGCCGGAGCCTGAGATAGGCGCCCCAGTAGACGAGGTGGGTCTTGACGACTCAATTACAAGATACCTGCAGGGAAAAAACATCGAGCGGTTCTACAAGTTCCAAGAGGACGCAATAAAGGAGATCACATTTGGCCAGAACGTAGTAATTACTGCGCCAACCGCGTCCGGAAAGACAGAGGCGTTTGCCATACCGGTGATACAAAAGATTGCAAACGACGGCGCAAAAGGCGGCATCCAGGCAGTCTTTGTGTACCCGACAAAGGCGCTTTCACGGGATCAGGCCCCAAAGATTGAGCAGGTTGCAAAATGCGTCGGAGTCAGAGTCCAGGTCTTTGACGGCGACACAAAGGAGCAGGAGCGCAGAAGGATGCTCGACGAGCCGCCCCAGATTGTAATTACGAACTTTGACGTGCTGCACTACCACATGATGTACAGGACGAGGTTTGCGTCGGCACTGAGCACCGTCAGGTTTGTCATAGTGGACGAGGCGCACGTGTACTCTGGGATTTTTGGCTCAAACGTCCATTATATTATAAAACGACTCAAGAGGCTCTGCAAAAACACGCAGTTTGTCGCCTCGTCTGCCACGCTGGAAAACGCAAAAGAGTTTTGCGAGAACCTGTTTGGCGCAAAGATGCACCTCATAGCTGGCGCAGGGAAAAAGGGCGAGACGGACTTTGTGATGATCTTTCCGTCGATGAGGACGCAAAGGGCGCTCATGATAGATTTGCTTGAAAGGCTGACTGCACAAAAGCACAAGACGATGGTGTTTAGCAACTCACACCTAAACTCTGAGCTTGTTGCAATGCAGGCAAGAAAAAAGAGAATAGACATCAAGGTGCACCGAGCAGGCCTGATGGCAAACTATAGGAGCTTTGTAGAAAAGGCGTTCAAGGAGGACCGGCTGATGTCTATTTCGTGCACGCCGACACTTGAGCTTGGAATAGACGTGGGAAATGTGGACGGAGTGATATCGTCTACCATTCCGGTGAACAGGCTGATGCAGAGAATCGGGCGCGCCGCAAGAAAGGGCCAGCGAGGGTTTGCGTTTTTGGCGCTTGCAAACGACCCCATATCACAGTACTACAAGAACCACCCTG is from Candidatus Nitrosotenuis cloacae and encodes:
- a CDS encoding Sec-independent protein translocase subunit TatA/TatB, translating into MMYPLNILGSEWIIIIFVALMALLGTNKLPEVTRRLGKAVGEYNKTKNEIQSQISGTPNANINVTSPVQNERQKLEFMAKSLGIDFASKTDDEIRKMIAEKMSTGTDSKDRE
- a CDS encoding DNA-methyltransferase — translated: MQDVAANKIDLIVTDPPFAIDFKATKQNYNRTASRVMQGYNEIKQKDYYEFTARWMEQAFRILKESGSMYVFSGWNNLKDILNALDDTGFTTINHIIWKYQFGVVTSKKFVTSHYHCIYVCKNEKKRRFYPYTRFGKNEKTAEGRSLHYKDKEDVWNIKREYWTGDQKTPTKLPAEIIKKILEYSSKEGDVVCDPFLGSGQVAVVSKMMGRRYLGFEIVKRYHQFAKKRLDENIYRVKA
- a CDS encoding DEAD/DEAH box helicase, producing the protein MKYSCPKCNSSLDIQKTFNKKFVISCPGCALEDIVEYTKNIDEVYLEFLARYDQGETPSKKQFGTELKTAGIVRDRKEIEKMIASADPEQITRDVLFSKRDYISYYKQIKEPEPEIGAPVDEVGLDDSITRYLQGKNIERFYKFQEDAIKEITFGQNVVITAPTASGKTEAFAIPVIQKIANDGAKGGIQAVFVYPTKALSRDQAPKIEQVAKCVGVRVQVFDGDTKEQERRRMLDEPPQIVITNFDVLHYHMMYRTRFASALSTVRFVIVDEAHVYSGIFGSNVHYIIKRLKRLCKNTQFVASSATLENAKEFCENLFGAKMHLIAGAGKKGETDFVMIFPSMRTQRALMIDLLERLTAQKHKTMVFSNSHLNSELVAMQARKKRIDIKVHRAGLMANYRSFVEKAFKEDRLMSISCTPTLELGIDVGNVDGVISSTIPVNRLMQRIGRAARKGQRGFAFLALANDPISQYYKNHPDNYFEDVEKTYIDPKNPFVEEFQVLAMACDKPIAMHEMPEHADVIRRHLEAGRLTVQENRYVPNYDAIRQIRDEYSIRGIGKSIDIYIDDKKVGDRVLPMALEELHESAVYFLAGVRYKVKEFDYPKKQYARLAPLPRNYPYYTKALTEEWPTIETVYEKRAALGIETWFCKLHIQKKIYGYSNIELGQEVNQGQKITLEKPLEYDFVTKGIVIHVPRPYEQMQSAENPEYVEASGYHATEHIIIEGSNMVTGGVSQDLGGISLGTSGLIFIYDGAIGGSGASKALYDRLESAFERSLSIVSECPCTGEAGCPRCTFSYRCGNNNEFLHKKASREILQKIIDGEATEIIEPTEGDRPLV